One region of Vespa crabro chromosome 15, iyVesCrab1.2, whole genome shotgun sequence genomic DNA includes:
- the LOC124429615 gene encoding CAP-Gly domain-containing linker protein 1 isoform X7: MTEAKPSGIRPPSKIGRPCCTIPARPAIPPASPKASGNTSTTSLSSTVSQRDLKIGERVIVSSSQGSKTGVLRYMGATEFAPGEWCGVELDDPLGKNDGSVGDKRYFECRPKYGLFAPAHKVSRSPSSKRTSCVIHKPSGAALNSTLKRTNSRESLVSISSVNSSIAGSRIATGATRRPGMRTSTPIQSSLQEMLKEKQQEIEFLRRERDLERDRVTKAANQADQAEQSVNLMKQEYDKYREEMQKTVLNAETALKKLLEEKNTLAMQLEEERRKCEDLLFRFEEESVNKDDIQKERSDQSVINTVNENRIKALEKQLSEERERIIQLERDSTKLFEAEEELARLRSNNANNQDRKEFEDLRNHNENLKETKAELEKQVNEKTILIEEYLVTMKNLEIKLNEKEKECILKDEIKCDLQKDLERAKEDIREKLNYIENMRKEFEINTSSLKTELNEMKKTIEDVNERHATEKQSLITEYENIIEDKKKQIEMKSQQLAIESQKHLENQSHVLANLKDENIKRMNELSESFGQQLNVKDTKLKEISLQLNEKISEAQKLNSELSNQQDLYNKKDKELNDTLLKLEELNSQLKVAEDKNVLLSDQLRTREHDAAEDTKKIMKEKEKLEEDLSVLRATATDSSAYLEKLNEELKIKEKELMEIRASMTAEIGELKKEFNEQIEEKSKYIEEINLETSQKLMIINKIEKEISELKSIVESKDEEIKHLLEKNSELQYALTLSEQTKTNLESELRVFESNIDNLNQQLTRAEEKLINVSSQKEKLELDIANLISSSANSSEQLTKYNDELREKERDIDKLQDKVYQMENLLASLQGKLECTEREYNKNMSLLEQLRLDMDNVNSQLIKEKAQSIELSQSIKEYQSKEKDLLCLIENKKVTEETLNDKCKMISDLTEQLKKIEEEKVILRERYETAEGSFKIESLSLQKQLDDVKIELIKSQEEMKLLQKAKVKLEADQSANRWSIEELTEKLTSETEARSKIESLIVEKDLKIKSLENVLTDLRREKETVTLNKETIHQDFTNTLNTMESTIADLNNKLIVATGNIETKSNELALAQAEAEQRIKQISELSIELDYFKNSQIQFNDKLNNLDDKLKDKDNELRKVEEIKMDLENNLKKLEIELKNVQSDIVIKNNLLVESNEKIKNIQDSKEDSMIQLKNNLENDIKAKESALDISMKRNVELENEKESLEKLLAKQSADLNANEITMNNLKEQLKTLQDKQEQLTKDEENSKKEEVKVMLNEIEEMHKQQQNLLITKDSLEKLIKEQDNKIDMLTNTIKSKEKEAEKNTQNLIEKLNIVTTEAAQLKEVQSRLEKENKQITSKLSEATNQLKLSRENIKNNFDAAGSDVNQQMGKDIDVIRLKEENETVKGQIDFLNSVIVDMQRKNETLLCKIEVLEMGVPANEADDYNRSTLEKRNKAPRMFCDICDQFDLHETEDCPRQAQDFSEPEKIIKSPKKQTLERPYCENCETFGHDTRDCDDTETY, encoded by the exons AAATGATGGTTCTGTCGGTGATAAAAG GTACTTCGAATGTCGACCAAAATACGGCCTGTTTGCGCCAGCTCACAAGGTCAGTAGGTCACCCTCAAGTAAAAGAACATCCTGCGTGATTCACAAGCCGTCTGGTGCTGCTCTTAACTCGACCTTGAAGAGGACAAATTCTCGAGAATCATTAGTCTCGATTTCCAGTGTTAACAGCAGTATAGCTGGCTCGAGAATTGCTACAGGCGCTACGAGG CGGCCTGGTATGCGCACGTCGACACCTATTCAAAGTTCATTGCAG GAAATGTTAAAGGAGAAACAACAGGAAATAGAATTTCTACGAAGGGAACGAGATTTGGAAAGAGATCGTGTCACAAAGGCTGCCAATCAGGCTGATCAAGCGGAACAATCTGTAAACTTAATGAAACAAGAATATGATAAG tatcGCGAGGAGATGCAAAAGACTGTACTCAATGCAGAAACGGcgcttaaaaaattattagaagaaaagaacacaTTGGCGATGCAGTtagaggaggagagaagaaaatgcgAGGACCTGCTCTTCCGTTTTGAGGAAGAATCCGTCAATAAAGACGATATACAA aaagagagaagtgatCAAAGT GTAATAAATACAGTAAATGAAAACAGGATCAAGGCACTTGAAAAACAACTTTCGGAGGAAAGGGAACGTATTATACAACTTGAACGCGACAGTACGAAATTATTTGAAGCCGAGGAAGAACTTGCCCGTTTACGTAGTAATAATGCGAATAATCAGGACAGAAAAGAATTCGAAG ATCTGCGTAATCACAATGAAAATTTGAAGGAAACGAAAGCCGAATTGGAGAAACAAGTCAATGAGAAAACTATTTTGATAGAAGAATATCTCGtaacaatgaaaaatcttgaaataaaattgaacgaaaaagaaaaggaatgtaTTTTGAAGGATGAAATCAAATGTGATCTTCAAAAGGATTTGGAACGTGCCAAGGAAGATATCCGAGAGAAATTGAATTACATTGAGAATATgagaaaagaatttgaaattaatacgAGCTCATTGAAAACTGAATTGAACGAAATGAAGAAAACTATCGAGGACGTTAATGAAAGACACGCGACTGAGAAACAATCTTTGATAACGGAATATGAGAATATTATTGAGGATAAGAAAAagcaaatagaaatgaaatcgCAACAGTTGGCTATTGAGTCGCAAAAACATTTAGAAAATCAGAGCCATGTTTTGGCAAATttgaaagatgaaaatatCAAACGTATGAATGAATTATCCGAATCGTTTGGACAACAATTGAACGTTAAAGATACGAAACTTAAGGAGATATCATTGCAATTGAATGAGAAAATATCAGAAGCACAAAAACTCAATAGCGAGTTATCCAATCAACAagatttgtataataaaaaggacAAGGAATTGAATGATACATTGTTAAAGCTTGAAG AATTAAATTCGCAATTGAAAGTGGCCGAGGATAAAAACGTTTTGCTTTCTGATCAACTTCGAACTCGAGAACATGATGCGGCCGAagatacgaagaaaataatgaaggagaaagaaaaattg GAAGAAGATTTGTCCGTTTTAAGAGCTACGGCAACAGATTCCTCTgcatatttagaaaaattaaacgaagaattaaaaataaaagagaaagaacttaTGGAAATTCGAGCTTCCATGACGGCAGAGATCggagaattaaagaaagaatttaatgaACAGATCGAAGAGAAATCTAAATACATCGAAGAGATCAATTTAGAGACATCGcagaaattaatgataatcaataaaatagagaaggaAATTTCTGAATTGAAATCAATTGTCGAAAGTAAAGACGAAGAGATTAAACATCTTTTAGAAAAGAATTCAG AATTACAATATGCTCTTACATTATCAGAGCAAACTAAAACGAATTTGGAAAGTGAACTTCGTGTATTCGAAtctaatatagataatttaaaTCAACAATTGACAAGGGCTGAAGAGAAGTTAATAAATGTATCTTCCCAGAAAGAGAAATTG GAATTAGATATAGCAAACCTGATAAGTAGCTCTGCGAATTCCTCCGAACAATTAACCAAATATAATGATGAattaagggaaaaagaaagagacattgATAAATTACAAGATAAGGTATATCAAATGGAAAATCTATTGGCAAGTTTACAAGGAAAATTAGAATGTACAGAacgagaatataataaaaatatgtcctTGTTGGAACAATTACGTTTAGATATGGATAATGTTAATTCACAATTGATTAAAGAGAAAGCACAATCCATTGAATTATCTCaaagtataaaagaatatcaatctaaagaaaaagatcttctttgtttaatagaaaataaaaaagttaccGAAGAAACGTTGaatgataaatgtaaaatgatCTCTGATCTTACtgaacaattgaaaaaaattgaagaagagaaagttaTTCTTCGTGAACGTTATGAAACTGCAGAGGGATCGTTTAAAATAGAATCATTGAGTTTACAAAAGCAATTGGATGACGTCAAGATAGAATTGATTAAGTCGcaagaagaaatgaaactaTTACAAAAAGCTAAAGTAAAATTGGAAGCTGATCAAAGTGCAAATCGTTGGTCGATCGAAGAATTGACTGAAAAGCTCACTTCGGAAACGGAAGCTCGATCTAAAATTGAATCTTTAATTGTTgaaaaagatttgaaaataaaatcgttggAAAATGTACTTACAGATTTAAGACGTGAAAAGGAAACAGTaacattaaataaagaaacaatacATCAAGATTTTACGAATACATTGAATACTATGGAAAGTACTATTGcggatttaaataataaattaattgttgcTACTGGTAATATAGAAACTAAGAGTAACGAATTGGCCTTAGCACAAGCAGAAGCTGAACAACgtataaaacaaatttcagAGCTCTCGATAGAATtggattattttaaaaattctcaAATACAGttcaatgataaattaaataatttagatGACAAATTAAAGGATAAGGATAATGAATTACGTAAAgttgaagaaattaaaatggatttggagaataatttgaaaaaattagaaatagaattgaaaaatgtacaatctgatattgttattaagaataatttgcTTGTCGAatcaaatgaaaagataaaaaatatacaggaCTCTAAGGAAGATTCTATgattcaattgaaaaataatttggaaAATGATATTAAGGCTAAAGAATCTGCATTGGATATTAGTATGAAACGTAATGTCGAATTGGAGAATGAAAAGGAATCACTTGAAAAACTTCTTGCAAAACAAAGTGCTGATTTAAATGCTAATGAAATAACTATGAATAATTTGAAAGAACAATTAAAAACATTACAAGATAAGCAAGAACAATTAacgaaagatgaagaaaattctAAGAAGGAGGAAGTTAAAGTTATGTTGAATGAGATAGAAGAAATGcataaacaacaacaaaatctATTAATTACGAAGGATTCTctcgaaaaattaattaaggaacaagataataaaattgatatgttAACGAATACtattaaaagtaaagaaaaggaagctgAGAAAAATACGCAAAatcttattgaaaaattaaatattgttacaaCAGAAGCAGCACAACTAAAAGAAGTACAAAGTCGTct ggaaaaggaaaataaacagATTACCTCAAAATTATCTGAGGCTACGAATCAATTGAAATTATCacgtgaaaatataaaaaataattttgat gcaGCTGGAAGTGACGTGAATCAACAAATgg gCAAAGACATTGATGTTAtaagattaaaagaagaaaatgaaacggTCAAAGGTCAGATTGATTTTCTCAATTCTGTAATAGTGGATATgcagagaaaaaatgaaacgcTGTTGTGTAAAATAGAGGTTTTAGAAATGGGTGTACCAGCAAATGAAGCAGACGATTACAATCg aagtaCATTGGAAAAGCGAAATAAAGCGCCTCGTATGTTCTGTGATATTTGCGATCAATTTGATTTGCACGAGACGGAGGATTGTCCGCGTCAGGCACAAGATTTTTCAGAACCCGAGAAAATCATAAAATCACCGAAGAAACAAACCTTGGAAAGACCGTACTGTGAGAATTGTGaaa CCTTTGGACATGATACACGTGATTGCGATGATACAGAAACGTATTAA
- the LOC124429617 gene encoding DNA-directed RNA polymerase II subunit RPB11 isoform X2, translating into MHHRPLNHFYSTKERKSKIIKEQDTKVPNAAIFTVNKEDHTLGNMIRNQLLKDPQVLFAGYKVPHPLEHKFVIRIQTTSDYTPHEAFMHAITDLIAELSLFEERFKEAIKEKKEGLD; encoded by the exons atgcACCACCGACCTTTGAATCATTTTTACTCtacgaaggagagaaaaagtaa aataataaaggaaCAAGATACAAAGGTACCAAATGCTGCTATTTTTACAGTGAACAAAGAAGATCATACTCTGGGAAATATGATTCGAAA ccaattattaaaagatcCTCAAGTTTTGTTTGCTGGTTACAAAGTACCTCATCCATTGGAacataaatttgtaattaGAATACAAACAACGTCTGATTATACACCGCATGAAGCTTTTATGCACGCAATAACTGATCTTATAGcagaattatcattatttgaaGAACGTTTTAAG gaagcaataaaagaaaaaaaggaaggattggattaa
- the LOC124429617 gene encoding DNA-directed RNA polymerase II subunit RPB11 isoform X3 encodes MHHRPLNHFYSTKERKMNKEDHTLGNMIRNQLLKDPQVLFAGYKVPHPLEHKFVIRIQTTSDYTPHEAFMHAITDLIAELSLFEERFKEAIKEKKEGLD; translated from the exons atgcACCACCGACCTTTGAATCATTTTTACTCtacgaaggagagaaaaa TGAACAAAGAAGATCATACTCTGGGAAATATGATTCGAAA ccaattattaaaagatcCTCAAGTTTTGTTTGCTGGTTACAAAGTACCTCATCCATTGGAacataaatttgtaattaGAATACAAACAACGTCTGATTATACACCGCATGAAGCTTTTATGCACGCAATAACTGATCTTATAGcagaattatcattatttgaaGAACGTTTTAAG gaagcaataaaagaaaaaaaggaaggattggattaa
- the LOC124429617 gene encoding DNA-directed RNA polymerase II subunit RPB11 isoform X1, with product MNAPPTFESFLLYEGEKKIIKEQDTKVPNAAIFTVNKEDHTLGNMIRNQLLKDPQVLFAGYKVPHPLEHKFVIRIQTTSDYTPHEAFMHAITDLIAELSLFEERFKEAIKEKKEGLD from the exons atgaatgcACCACCGACCTTTGAATCATTTTTACTCtacgaaggagagaaaaa aataataaaggaaCAAGATACAAAGGTACCAAATGCTGCTATTTTTACAGTGAACAAAGAAGATCATACTCTGGGAAATATGATTCGAAA ccaattattaaaagatcCTCAAGTTTTGTTTGCTGGTTACAAAGTACCTCATCCATTGGAacataaatttgtaattaGAATACAAACAACGTCTGATTATACACCGCATGAAGCTTTTATGCACGCAATAACTGATCTTATAGcagaattatcattatttgaaGAACGTTTTAAG gaagcaataaaagaaaaaaaggaaggattggattaa
- the LOC124429616 gene encoding mitogen-activated protein kinase 1: MAGEGSTAVNPNCEIVRGQTFEVGPRYTNLSYMGEGAYGMVVSAYDNVTKTKVAIKKISPFEHQTYSQRTLREIKILTRFKHENIIDIRDILRAPTIEQMKDVYIVQCLMETDLYKLLKTQAISNDHICYFLYQILRGLKYIHSANVLHRDLKPSNLLLNTTCDLKICDFGLARVADPEHNHAGFLTEYVATRWYRAPEIMLNSKGYTKSIDIWSVGCILAEMLSRRAIFPGKHYLDQLNHILGVIGSPSEEDLECVINEKARNYLESLPFKPKVPWTSLFPKADPRALDLLDKMLTFNPNKRIVVDEALAHPYLEQYYDPSDEPVAEEPFKFDMELDDLPKEILKKYIFEETLLFQKNHQQQNAI; the protein is encoded by the exons ATGGCGGGTGAAGGTTCTACGGCCGTGAATCCAAATTGCGAGATCGTTCGCGGTCAAACGTTCGAAGTTGGTCCGCGTTATACAAATTTATCGTATATGGGCGAGGGTGCATATGGAATGGTCGT ATCCGCTTATGATaatgtaacaaaaacaaaagtagctattaagaaaatttctcCCTTTGAACATCAAACGTATAGCCAAAGAACATTAagagagattaaaattttgacAAGGTTTAAACATGAGAAT ATAATAGATATAAGAGATATATTAAGGGCACCTACCATAGAGCAAATGAAAGATGTTTATATTGTTCAATGTCTGATGGAAACTGATTTATATAAGCTTTTAAAAACACAA GCTATTAGTAATGATcatatatgttattttctcTATCAAATACTTCGTGgattaaaatacatacattctGCAAATGTATTGCATAGAGATCTCAAACCAAGCAATTTACTTTTGAATACCACCTGTGACCTTAAAATTTGTGACTTTGGTTTGGCTAGAGTCGCAGATCCAGAACACAATCATGCTGGATTTCTTACAGAATACGTTGCTACAAGATGGTATAGAGCACCAGAGATAATGCTTAATTCTAAG GGATATACAAAATCTATAGATATTTGGTCGGTAGGTTGTATTCTCGCTGAAATGTTATCGCGAAGAGCAATATTTCCCGGTAAACATTACTTGGATCAGCTTAATCATATTCTTGGTGTAATTGGATCACCATCAGAAGAAGATTTAGAATGTGTCATAAATGAGAAa gcACGTAATTATCTTGAATCATTACCATTCAAACCAAAGGTACCATGGACAAGTTTGTTTCCAAAGGCTGATCCAAGGGCATTAGATTTGTTGGATAAAATGCTTACATTTAATCCTAACAAACGGATCGTAGTCGATGAAGCTTTAGCACATCCATATTTGGAACAATACTATGATCCATCTGAtgag CCTGTCGCAGAGGAACCATTTAAATTTGATATGGAGTTGGATGATCTTCCAAAAGAGATTTTAAAGAAGTATATATTTGAGGAAACATTACTATTTCAGAAAAATCATCAACAACAAAATGCGATTTAG